One stretch of Methanothrix sp. DNA includes these proteins:
- a CDS encoding AMP phosphorylase yields the protein MFEVVPFDIEIGQYKVMLNIADARAMGLNPGDRVRVRTRGASLTAILDVTGQMIGQGQVGIFTEAFRDLKEAKSVEISPAPRPASISYIKMLMDRQKLSEDQIRSIVRDIVDNNLSEIELSAYITASYIHNLDPQETEWLTRAMIETGERIYFDKHPVVDKHSIGGVPGNKVSMLVVPIVAASGLLIPKTSSRAITGAGGTADLMEVLAPVEFTADEIKEITETVGGVIAWGGATNIAPADDRLIKAEYALAIDPYSQMLASIIAKKGAVGADAVVVDMPTGPGTKLETPEKARVLAKDLTDLGERLGIRVECAMTFGGSPVGRTVGPALEVREALKMLETGEGPNSLREKSLALAGILLEMGGVAARGEGYRAAEEILVSGKAHRKLMEIVEAQGGDPKIRSEDIQIGEHQKQILSPTNGYVVAFYNKRIIEIARAAGAPGDKRAGVIIHKKMGEIVKKGEPLLTICSSTDWELECAVKMCSMRDALEQPPIVVEGMLLERYPTERYPRTI from the coding sequence ATGTTCGAGGTTGTTCCTTTCGATATAGAGATCGGGCAGTACAAGGTAATGCTCAACATCGCAGACGCCAGAGCGATGGGCCTCAACCCGGGAGACAGGGTTCGGGTGAGAACGAGAGGCGCATCTCTGACTGCGATTCTTGACGTGACTGGACAGATGATCGGGCAGGGGCAGGTCGGCATATTCACAGAGGCGTTCAGGGATCTGAAGGAGGCGAAGAGCGTGGAGATATCGCCCGCCCCAAGGCCTGCCTCGATATCATACATAAAGATGCTGATGGACAGGCAGAAGCTGAGCGAGGATCAGATCAGGAGCATAGTGAGGGATATCGTCGATAACAACCTCAGCGAGATCGAGCTCTCAGCCTACATCACAGCGTCCTACATCCATAACCTGGATCCACAGGAGACGGAGTGGCTCACCAGGGCGATGATAGAGACTGGCGAGAGGATATACTTCGATAAGCATCCTGTCGTGGACAAGCACAGCATAGGTGGGGTTCCAGGGAACAAGGTCTCGATGCTCGTGGTTCCGATTGTCGCAGCCTCAGGCCTGCTCATACCGAAGACAAGCTCGAGGGCGATAACAGGCGCAGGCGGGACCGCGGATCTGATGGAGGTTCTTGCGCCCGTTGAGTTCACAGCCGATGAGATCAAGGAGATCACCGAAACCGTGGGAGGGGTCATCGCATGGGGCGGCGCCACAAACATAGCGCCGGCGGACGACAGGTTGATAAAAGCGGAGTACGCCCTCGCCATCGATCCCTACAGCCAGATGCTCGCCTCGATAATAGCGAAGAAGGGGGCAGTCGGAGCTGACGCTGTCGTGGTCGATATGCCCACAGGCCCTGGAACGAAGCTGGAGACGCCGGAGAAGGCGAGGGTACTCGCGAAAGATCTCACAGACCTTGGAGAGCGGCTGGGGATCAGGGTGGAGTGCGCGATGACCTTTGGCGGCTCTCCCGTCGGTCGCACAGTGGGACCTGCTCTCGAGGTCAGAGAGGCTTTAAAGATGCTGGAGACAGGCGAGGGGCCGAACAGCCTCAGAGAGAAGAGCCTCGCCCTCGCAGGCATACTCCTGGAGATGGGAGGGGTTGCGGCCAGGGGCGAGGGATACAGAGCCGCGGAGGAGATACTGGTGAGCGGAAAGGCCCACAGGAAGCTCATGGAGATCGTAGAGGCGCAGGGAGGGGATCCGAAGATAAGGAGCGAGGACATCCAGATCGGAGAGCATCAGAAGCAGATACTCTCCCCGACGAACGGATACGTGGTCGCATTCTACAACAAGAGAATCATAGAGATCGCGAGGGCAGCAGGCGCGCCCGGTGACAAGAGGGCGGGAGTGATAATACACAAGAAGATGGGAGAGATCGTGAAGAAGGGTGAGCCGCTGCTCACGATATGCTCCAGCACAGACTGGGAGCTGGAGTGCGCGGTGAAGATGTGCTCGATGAGGGACGCCTTGGAGCAGCCGCCGATAGTCGTGGAGGGCATGCTGCTCGAGAGGTATCCGACCGAGAGGTATCCGAGAACGATATGA
- a CDS encoding histone deacetylase codes for MEKMKVAVVYHEDFPVHGYSVLKDRIRPSFDALMNSGLVDGVEVQVFRPQPAPVELVAEAHTENHMQNMRHDPHWNVALLSAGSVLMAAELVVSGKAESAFAYTGTAGHHASRGSCWGFCYFNDVAITILKLRKMGLKRFLIIDVDPHFGDGTRDFFGNDPDVFHINFHSGSQKEFDHERNNYDFGIGWNANDETFLREMENALKLAEGFDYEVCFVIFGHDSHTDDYGGFDLTLNAYPKMASMIKKAVDGKPLVFVLSGGSNPDVARRAIPDVIAVLAGRWPY; via the coding sequence ATGGAGAAGATGAAGGTAGCTGTTGTGTACCACGAGGACTTTCCGGTACATGGATACTCTGTGCTGAAGGACAGGATCAGGCCATCGTTTGACGCTCTGATGAACTCCGGGCTTGTTGATGGTGTGGAAGTGCAGGTGTTCAGGCCACAGCCAGCGCCGGTGGAGCTTGTGGCCGAGGCGCATACAGAGAACCACATGCAAAACATGAGGCACGACCCGCACTGGAACGTCGCTCTGCTCTCAGCAGGAAGCGTGCTGATGGCAGCTGAGCTTGTGGTCTCCGGAAAGGCAGAGTCCGCATTCGCGTACACAGGAACAGCAGGACATCACGCATCCAGGGGAAGCTGCTGGGGGTTCTGCTACTTCAACGATGTCGCAATAACGATACTCAAGCTCCGCAAGATGGGGCTCAAGCGCTTCCTGATAATAGATGTGGACCCGCATTTTGGGGATGGGACAAGAGACTTCTTCGGGAACGATCCGGATGTCTTCCACATCAACTTCCACTCCGGATCGCAGAAGGAGTTCGATCACGAGAGGAACAACTACGACTTTGGCATAGGGTGGAACGCGAACGACGAGACGTTTTTGAGGGAGATGGAGAACGCGCTGAAGCTTGCAGAGGGCTTCGATTATGAGGTATGCTTCGTGATCTTCGGGCATGATTCCCATACCGATGATTACGGCGGCTTCGACCTCACGCTGAATGCGTATCCGAAGATGGCGAGCATGATCAAAAAAGCGGTCGATGGCAAACCGCTTGTATTCGTGCTCAGCGGCGGCTCGAATCCTGATGTGGCGCGCCGCGCGATTCCGGATGTGATCGCTGTTCTGGCTGGGCGGTGGCCATATTGA